Proteins encoded by one window of Cyanobium sp. NS01:
- a CDS encoding phosphotransferase enzyme family protein yields the protein MLPPQPQLQRLAQRFAIPGTVTSVAPLGNGNVNDTYLVETSAAQRFVLQRLNTAVFRQPELVMANIVALNRHMARRAGAGGAGAERQDRPWQLPEAIPLRQAEPPEPQAGGGSHHLTEPSGSWRLLSYVEGATTHDTVLDLAHAAEVGRALGRFHAQIHDLPCEQLADTLEGFHITPAYLSQYTAVCRQALAERSAAGLDRAEQECVAFVEQRQGQAAVLEEAKARGLLQLRPIHGDPKVNNVMLDAGSGRAVALVDLDTVKPGLVHYDIGDCLRSGCNPAGEETSDLQAVVFDLERCGAMLGGYLEQARAFLTPADFDHLYAAMRLISFELGLRFFTDHLAGDRYFKVTHRGHNLQRARVQFRLTESIEAQEAEIRALVEALR from the coding sequence ATGCTCCCCCCCCAGCCCCAGCTGCAGCGCCTGGCCCAGCGCTTCGCGATTCCAGGCACGGTCACCAGCGTGGCGCCCCTGGGCAACGGCAATGTCAACGACACCTACCTGGTGGAGACCTCAGCCGCGCAGCGCTTCGTGCTGCAGCGGCTCAACACCGCCGTGTTTCGCCAGCCCGAGCTGGTGATGGCCAACATCGTGGCCCTGAACCGGCACATGGCCAGGCGGGCAGGCGCCGGGGGAGCCGGCGCTGAGCGGCAGGATCGGCCCTGGCAGCTGCCCGAGGCGATCCCGTTGCGCCAGGCGGAGCCACCAGAGCCCCAGGCCGGTGGCGGCAGCCATCACCTCACGGAGCCGAGCGGCAGCTGGCGGCTGCTGAGCTACGTGGAGGGGGCCACCACCCACGACACCGTGCTCGATCTCGCCCATGCGGCCGAGGTGGGGCGGGCCCTGGGCCGCTTCCACGCCCAGATCCACGACCTCCCCTGCGAGCAGCTGGCCGACACCCTGGAGGGGTTCCACATCACCCCGGCTTACCTGAGCCAGTACACCGCCGTGTGCCGGCAGGCCCTGGCCGAGCGGTCAGCCGCGGGGCTGGATCGGGCCGAGCAGGAGTGCGTGGCCTTCGTGGAGCAGCGCCAGGGCCAGGCGGCGGTGCTGGAGGAGGCCAAGGCCCGGGGACTGCTGCAGCTACGGCCGATCCACGGTGACCCCAAGGTGAACAACGTGATGCTGGACGCCGGCAGCGGCCGCGCCGTGGCCCTGGTGGACCTGGACACGGTGAAGCCCGGCCTGGTGCACTACGACATCGGCGACTGCCTGCGCTCCGGCTGCAACCCCGCCGGCGAGGAGACCAGCGACCTCCAGGCGGTGGTGTTCGATCTGGAGCGCTGCGGAGCGATGCTCGGCGGCTACCTGGAGCAGGCCAGGGCCTTCCTCACACCAGCGGATTTCGATCACCTCTACGCGGCGATGCGGCTGATCAGCTTCGAGCTGGGTCTGCGCTTCTTCACCGACCACCTGGCTGGGGACCGCTATTTCAAGGTGACCCATCGGGGCCACAACCTGCAGCGGGCCAGGGTGCAGTTCCGGCTCACCGAGAGCATCGAGGCCCAGGAGGCCGAGATCCGTGCCCTGGTGGAGGCCCTGCGCTGA
- a CDS encoding glutamate-5-semialdehyde dehydrogenase, giving the protein MTSIVSSSPAASSTADSSTADSARAASPAAVAVPDPSPELLQRAVTVRRSAMDLGQCSDRQRQQAVLAMAEALQASRQAILAANAADLEAAAADQLAPALVARLKLDAAKLEAAIEGVRQVAALPDPLGQRQLHTELDQGLVLERITVPLGVLGVIFEARPDAVMQIASLAIRSGNGAILKGGREASRSCAAILDALQEGLARSAVAPEALALLTSREESLALLKLDGLVDLIIPRGSNALVRFIQDNTRIPVLGHADGVCHLYVDAAADCALSLRVALDAKTHYPAACNAIETLLVHQAIADRFLPLALPAFAAAGVELRGDAASQALGVAVAASEDDWGCEYSDLILAVKVVEDLDGALEHISRYGSRHTEAICTADEQAADRFLAGVDSAGVFLNCSTRFADGFRYGFGAEVGISTQTLPPRGPVGLEGLITYRYRLRGQGQTAADYASGERQFSHRPLPL; this is encoded by the coding sequence ATGACCTCCATCGTCTCCAGCTCTCCTGCGGCCTCGTCCACGGCTGATTCGTCCACGGCTGATTCGGCCCGTGCTGCTTCGCCCGCAGCTGTAGCTGTTCCCGATCCCAGCCCTGAGCTGCTGCAGCGGGCGGTCACGGTGCGGCGCAGTGCCATGGACCTGGGCCAGTGCTCCGATCGGCAGCGCCAGCAGGCGGTGCTGGCGATGGCGGAGGCGCTGCAGGCTTCCCGGCAGGCGATCCTGGCCGCCAATGCCGCCGATCTGGAGGCCGCCGCCGCCGATCAGCTGGCGCCGGCGCTCGTGGCCCGGCTGAAGCTCGATGCGGCCAAGCTCGAGGCTGCCATTGAGGGGGTGCGGCAGGTGGCGGCGCTGCCCGACCCCCTCGGCCAGCGTCAGCTGCACACCGAGCTTGATCAGGGCTTGGTGCTGGAGCGGATCACCGTGCCCCTCGGCGTGCTGGGCGTGATCTTCGAGGCGCGCCCCGATGCGGTGATGCAGATCGCCTCACTGGCGATCCGCTCCGGCAACGGCGCCATCCTCAAGGGCGGCCGCGAGGCCAGCCGCAGCTGTGCCGCCATCCTCGACGCCCTGCAGGAGGGCCTGGCCCGCAGTGCCGTGGCGCCCGAGGCCCTGGCCCTGCTGACCAGTCGTGAGGAAAGTCTGGCCCTGCTGAAACTCGATGGGCTGGTGGACCTGATCATTCCCCGGGGCTCGAACGCCCTGGTGCGGTTCATCCAGGACAACACCCGCATTCCGGTGCTGGGCCACGCCGACGGTGTCTGCCATCTCTACGTGGATGCGGCCGCCGACTGCGCGCTGAGCCTGCGGGTGGCCCTGGATGCCAAAACCCATTACCCAGCCGCTTGCAACGCGATTGAAACCCTGCTGGTGCACCAGGCGATTGCGGACCGGTTCTTGCCGCTGGCGCTGCCGGCCTTTGCGGCAGCCGGGGTGGAGCTGCGTGGCGATGCGGCCAGCCAGGCCCTCGGAGTGGCCGTGGCGGCCAGCGAGGACGACTGGGGCTGCGAGTACTCCGATCTGATCCTGGCGGTGAAGGTGGTGGAAGACCTCGATGGCGCCCTGGAGCACATCAGCCGCTACGGCTCCCGTCACACCGAGGCCATCTGCACCGCCGACGAGCAGGCCGCCGACCGCTTCCTGGCCGGTGTCGACAGCGCCGGTGTGTTTCTGAACTGCAGCACCCGCTTCGCCGATGGCTTCCGCTACGGCTTCGGCGCCGAGGTGGGCATCAGCACCCAGACCCTGCCGCCCCGGGGGCCGGTGGGACTGGAGGGCCTGATCACCTACCGCTACCGGCTGCGCGGCCAGGGGCAGACCGCCGCCGACTACGCCAGTGGCGAGCGGCAATTCAGCCACAGGCCACTGCCGCTGTGA
- a CDS encoding NAD(P)H-quinone oxidoreductase subunit 4 has product MAAALPDALMAGGLAGFPWLSLIVLLPAAVALAMPLLPGDGSDPRWPRSLALGTLGVDLVLMLVCFSQHFEGSSAELQLVERVSWVPALGLEWSLGADGLSAPLVVLSGLVTLLSVAASWNINRKTRLYFALMLVQASAQGLVFLSQDFLLFFLAWELELVPVYLLIAIWGGQQRQYAATKFILYTATASLLILVSGLALAFYGGPFSFNLSEMASRSPGGVFGLLCYVGFLIGFGVKLPMFPLHTWLPDAHGEANAPVSMLLAGVLLKMGGYALLRFNVQMLPEAHLTLAPALIVLGIVNIVYGALNAFAQDNVKRRIACSSVSHMGFVLVGIGAIDALGMSGAMLQMISHGLIAAAMFFVTGVFYERTKTLSIPNMGGLAKALPITFAFFLASSLASLALPGMSGFVSEITVFLGVTANDGFTIGFRVITIVLAAVGLVLTPVYLLSLCRRVFFGPRIPALAVVGDMNPRELLIGLTLLVPTLVIGFWPRVAIDLYEASTNGLSSQLASVTAITLGRIPALG; this is encoded by the coding sequence CTGGCCGCGGCCCTGCCCGACGCCCTGATGGCAGGCGGGCTGGCCGGTTTCCCCTGGCTCAGCCTGATCGTGCTGCTGCCGGCGGCTGTCGCCCTGGCGATGCCATTGCTGCCGGGGGACGGCAGCGATCCCCGTTGGCCCCGCAGCCTGGCCCTCGGCACCCTGGGGGTGGATCTGGTGCTGATGCTGGTGTGCTTCAGCCAGCACTTCGAGGGCTCCAGCGCCGAGCTGCAGCTGGTGGAGCGCGTCAGCTGGGTGCCGGCCCTCGGGCTGGAATGGTCGCTGGGGGCCGATGGCCTCTCGGCGCCCCTGGTGGTGCTCTCCGGCCTCGTCACCCTGCTGTCGGTGGCCGCCAGCTGGAACATCAACCGCAAGACGCGCCTCTATTTCGCCCTGATGCTGGTGCAGGCCTCAGCCCAGGGGCTGGTGTTCCTCTCCCAGGACTTCCTGCTGTTCTTCCTGGCCTGGGAACTGGAGCTGGTGCCGGTGTACCTGCTGATCGCCATCTGGGGCGGCCAGCAGCGCCAGTACGCCGCCACCAAGTTCATCCTCTACACCGCCACCGCCTCGCTGCTGATCCTGGTGAGCGGCCTGGCCCTGGCCTTCTACGGCGGCCCCTTCAGCTTCAACCTCAGCGAGATGGCCAGCCGCAGCCCCGGCGGGGTCTTCGGCCTGCTCTGCTACGTGGGCTTCCTGATCGGCTTCGGCGTGAAGCTGCCGATGTTCCCCCTGCACACCTGGCTGCCCGATGCCCATGGCGAGGCCAATGCGCCGGTGTCGATGCTGCTGGCCGGGGTGCTGCTGAAGATGGGCGGCTATGCCCTGCTGCGCTTCAACGTGCAGATGCTGCCGGAGGCCCACCTCACCCTGGCGCCGGCCCTGATCGTGCTCGGCATCGTCAACATCGTCTACGGCGCCCTCAACGCCTTCGCCCAGGACAACGTCAAGCGCCGGATCGCCTGCAGCTCCGTGAGCCACATGGGCTTCGTGCTGGTGGGGATCGGCGCCATTGACGCCCTCGGCATGAGTGGCGCCATGTTGCAGATGATCAGCCATGGCCTGATCGCCGCCGCCATGTTCTTCGTGACCGGCGTGTTCTACGAGCGCACCAAGACCCTCTCGATTCCCAACATGGGCGGCCTGGCCAAGGCCCTGCCGATCACCTTCGCCTTCTTCCTGGCAAGCTCCCTGGCCTCCCTGGCTCTGCCGGGCATGAGCGGCTTCGTGAGCGAGATCACGGTGTTTCTGGGGGTCACCGCCAACGACGGCTTCACGATCGGCTTCCGGGTGATCACCATCGTGCTGGCCGCCGTGGGGCTGGTGCTCACGCCGGTGTATCTGCTCAGCCTCTGCCGGCGCGTGTTCTTCGGGCCCAGGATCCCGGCCCTGGCCGTGGTGGGCGACATGAATCCACGCGAACTGCTGATCGGCCTCACCCTGCTGGTGCCCACCCTGGTGATCGGCTTCTGGCCGCGGGTGGCGATCGATCTCTACGAGGCCAGCACCAATGGCCTCTCCAGCCAGCTGGCCAGCGTCACGGCCATCACCCTGGGCAGGATCCCCGCCCTCGGCTGA
- a CDS encoding ROK family protein has translation MAGSGRQAIGVDLGGSAIKLGRFSEAGDLLAEAVCPTPQPAMPGAVTMAIQEAVEALDPQRLAERVGIGHPGPSDRSCRRASIAINLPGWRDVPLADWLEPLLQRPVTLANDANCAAIGELWHGAARGAADVLLLTLGTGVGGAVLLGGRLFTGHAGAAAEPGLIGLQPDGPPCKSGNRGSLESYCSIAGLGRLSPLDPRELCRLADAGDAEALAVWHRYGRLLGIGLCSLLYVLTPELVLLGGGLSGASHHFLPAVWEQVQERVLAVSRHDLRIERCALGNGAGRLGAARLAFERLQPGGLR, from the coding sequence ATGGCGGGCTCCGGACGGCAGGCGATCGGGGTGGATCTGGGCGGCAGTGCCATCAAGCTGGGCCGCTTCAGCGAGGCTGGCGACCTGCTGGCCGAGGCCGTCTGCCCCACCCCCCAGCCGGCCATGCCCGGCGCCGTGACGATGGCGATCCAGGAGGCGGTGGAAGCGCTGGATCCGCAACGGCTGGCCGAGCGGGTGGGCATCGGTCATCCGGGGCCCAGCGACCGCTCCTGCCGCCGCGCCAGCATTGCCATCAACCTGCCCGGCTGGCGGGATGTGCCCCTGGCCGACTGGCTGGAGCCGCTGCTGCAGCGTCCCGTGACCCTGGCCAACGACGCCAACTGTGCCGCCATCGGTGAGCTCTGGCACGGCGCCGCCCGCGGTGCTGCCGACGTGTTGCTGCTCACCCTCGGCACGGGGGTGGGGGGGGCGGTGCTGCTGGGCGGGCGGCTGTTCACCGGGCACGCCGGCGCGGCCGCCGAGCCCGGCCTGATCGGCCTGCAGCCCGATGGCCCGCCCTGCAAAAGCGGCAACCGGGGATCCCTGGAGAGCTATTGCAGCATTGCCGGTCTGGGCCGTCTGAGCCCGCTTGATCCGCGGGAGCTCTGCCGTCTGGCCGACGCCGGCGATGCCGAGGCCCTGGCGGTATGGCACCGCTATGGGCGCCTGCTCGGCATCGGTCTCTGCTCCCTGCTCTATGTGCTCACCCCGGAGCTGGTGTTGCTCGGTGGCGGCCTCAGCGGCGCCAGCCACCACTTTCTGCCGGCGGTGTGGGAGCAGGTTCAGGAGCGGGTGCTGGCCGTGAGCCGCCACGATCTGCGCATTGAACGCTGTGCCCTGGGCAACGGCGCCGGCCGGCTGGGGGCGGCGCGCCTGGCCTTCGAGCGGCTGCAGCCCGGCGGATTGAGATGA
- the folB gene encoding dihydroneopterin aldolase yields MSAEARAADVYSDQILVRGLRLWAHVGVLEQERQLGQWFELDLTLAADLSRAAREDDLAASLDYSLLITALQQLARATVCLTLEQFSERILERAEQLYGAVPIQLELRKCSPPVPGFGGQVAVRRQRRWPAAAESASGAAGFPHG; encoded by the coding sequence GTGAGCGCAGAGGCGAGGGCAGCAGACGTCTATAGCGATCAGATCCTGGTCCGCGGCCTGCGGCTGTGGGCCCACGTGGGAGTGCTGGAGCAGGAGCGGCAGCTGGGCCAGTGGTTTGAGCTTGACCTCACCCTGGCGGCTGACCTGAGCCGGGCCGCCCGCGAGGACGACCTGGCCGCCAGCCTCGACTACAGCCTCCTGATCACGGCCCTGCAGCAGCTGGCCCGCGCCACGGTCTGCCTCACTCTGGAGCAGTTCAGCGAGCGCATCCTCGAGCGGGCTGAGCAGCTCTATGGCGCCGTGCCGATCCAGCTGGAGTTGCGCAAGTGCTCGCCGCCGGTGCCCGGCTTCGGCGGCCAGGTGGCCGTGCGGCGCCAGCGCCGCTGGCCCGCCGCCGCTGAGAGCGCATCTGGAGCTGCGGGGTTCCCCCATGGCTGA
- a CDS encoding polysaccharide pyruvyl transferase family protein, translating into MADRLGHWLRGQAWLQGLPWLQGLPWLQPQGCGPIAQIWWGSWPRGATLGDLLAVDNLSAALTRAGIEHSVLSHPSHAGPAHRPTPDPSALAPQLSTLVFVCGPLVQTKRMRRLLAASGHTRKLAAGVSLLQSQQPLNRQLDGVVARDGAEAPGSPGAGEGVNPGRFDLAISHCEPPLERSRPASLAEARIGLCLRGRQKDYGLGRDRSAAVEALFTEVLERQPGLVQPIDTVLSATNPRERIEAQFAAVDLVLTTRLHGSLLGLAAGVPVIAVDQIAGGGKLTEVLGRISWPLLFAAEDLTPDSLLALMQGCIEACPLEAIAASQARMLVLSRQAVEASVALIREQVRSDPS; encoded by the coding sequence ATGGCTGATCGCCTCGGCCACTGGCTGCGGGGGCAGGCCTGGCTGCAAGGCCTGCCCTGGCTGCAAGGCCTGCCCTGGCTGCAACCCCAGGGCTGCGGACCGATCGCCCAGATCTGGTGGGGCAGCTGGCCCCGCGGCGCCACCCTGGGGGATCTGCTGGCGGTGGACAACCTCTCGGCGGCCCTCACCCGGGCCGGGATTGAGCACAGCGTGCTGTCCCACCCCAGCCATGCGGGCCCGGCCCATCGACCCACCCCGGATCCCTCGGCCCTGGCTCCCCAGCTCAGCACCCTGGTGTTCGTCTGCGGCCCCCTGGTGCAGACCAAGCGCATGCGGCGCCTGCTGGCGGCCAGTGGTCACACGCGCAAGCTGGCCGCCGGCGTGTCGCTGCTGCAGAGCCAGCAGCCCCTCAACCGCCAACTCGATGGCGTGGTGGCCCGCGACGGCGCGGAGGCCCCTGGCAGCCCAGGCGCAGGAGAGGGCGTCAACCCTGGCCGCTTCGATCTGGCCATCAGCCACTGTGAGCCTCCCCTGGAGCGCTCCCGGCCCGCCAGCCTGGCCGAGGCCCGCATCGGCCTCTGTCTGCGCGGTCGCCAGAAGGATTACGGCCTCGGTCGCGATCGCTCTGCGGCCGTGGAGGCGCTGTTCACCGAGGTGCTGGAGCGCCAGCCAGGGCTGGTGCAGCCGATCGACACCGTGCTCTCGGCCACCAATCCACGGGAGCGCATCGAGGCCCAGTTCGCGGCGGTGGACCTGGTGCTCACCACCCGCCTGCACGGCTCCCTGCTGGGCCTGGCGGCTGGCGTGCCGGTGATCGCCGTGGACCAGATCGCCGGCGGCGGCAAGCTCACCGAGGTGCTGGGCCGCATCAGCTGGCCGCTGCTGTTTGCAGCCGAAGATCTCACGCCCGACAGCCTGCTGGCGCTGATGCAGGGCTGCATCGAGGCCTGTCCCCTTGAGGCGATCGCCGCCAGCCAGGCGCGGATGCTGGTGCTCTCGCGCCAGGCCGTGGAGGCCTCGGTGGCGCTGATCAGGGAGCAGGTGCGGAGCGATCCCTCCTGA
- a CDS encoding DOMON-like domain-containing protein — protein sequence MARHPFELVPFPDPTPTDSTASGPTTALTNPKLTIQGQLSLDPREQGGPALELLIELTTAAGHPGLEALLIPEAQATPGAPRRDGLWEHTCLECFVAPAGQPSYLEFNLCPDGAWNVYALEGYRQGLKPAAGFDALPFDCQRSASALSLSLRCQLPEAWATATAFDWQVSAVLEQRGGLLSYWALRHPAGAADFHARPQWTQASPL from the coding sequence ATGGCCCGCCATCCGTTTGAGCTCGTCCCCTTCCCGGACCCAACGCCTACAGACTCCACGGCCTCGGGCCCCACGACCGCGCTCACCAACCCCAAGCTGACGATCCAGGGCCAGCTGAGCCTCGATCCCCGGGAGCAGGGCGGGCCCGCACTGGAGCTGCTGATCGAGCTCACCACCGCAGCCGGTCACCCCGGCCTCGAAGCGCTGCTGATTCCAGAAGCGCAGGCCACCCCTGGCGCCCCCCGGCGCGACGGACTGTGGGAGCACACCTGCCTGGAGTGCTTCGTGGCACCGGCAGGCCAGCCCAGCTATCTGGAGTTCAACCTCTGCCCGGACGGGGCCTGGAACGTCTACGCCCTGGAGGGCTACCGCCAGGGGCTCAAACCCGCCGCCGGCTTCGACGCGCTGCCGTTCGACTGCCAGCGCAGCGCCTCAGCCCTGAGCCTCAGCCTGCGCTGCCAGCTGCCCGAGGCCTGGGCCACGGCCACGGCCTTCGACTGGCAGGTGAGCGCCGTGCTGGAGCAGCGCGGTGGCCTGCTCAGCTACTGGGCCCTGCGCCATCCCGCCGGCGCCGCCGACTTCCACGCCAGGCCGCAGTGGACCCAGGCGAGCCCCCTCTGA
- a CDS encoding M3 family metallopeptidase, with protein MGHATATLPLLEGQGLPAFAQITADQVATAIPLLLEQLHSELSALETNLEQQLSDPNAPLAWEAVMEPLQRLGERLRWSWGAVSHLNGVCNSPELREAYQQQQGAVVAFGSRAGQSQVLYRALERLAGSALDAVQRRILEAERRDMQLRGVGLEGTEQEAFNAATAELASLANDFGNHVLDATNNWSLSLSSEADLAGLPPSLRELLAQAAREAGEEGWRMGLDMPRAMPFLKFSQRRDLRETVYRAQVNRASSGDLDNRPLIERILTLKRQQAQRLGYGSWAEVSLATKMAGSVAEVEQLLEELRAAALPAAQREIEELRACARRHGAPEAEDLQPWDVSHWAEVLRRETFELDAEALRPWFPLEQVLQGLFGLCQRLFDIRIVSTEGEAPLWHPDVRYFRVLSGSSGDELAGFYLDPYSRPGSKRGGAWMDECLGRSRSPEGTPVLPVAYLICNQSPPVGSTPSLMTFDEVETLFHEFGHGLQHMLTTVERPQAAGINNVEWDAVELPSQFMENWCYDRATLMGMARHWQSGEPLPEAEYHKLLAARTFMGGSATLRQVHFALTDLRLHSQWTPGCGQTPDQLRRDIARTTTVLEPIAEDAFLCAFSHIFAGGYAAGYYSYKWAEVLSADAFSAFEEVGLEQEDAIVATGRRFRDTVLSLGGSRSPSEVFEAFRGRQPSSEALIRHSGLAAANA; from the coding sequence ATGGGCCACGCCACCGCCACCCTGCCGTTGCTCGAGGGCCAGGGATTGCCTGCCTTCGCCCAGATCACCGCCGATCAGGTGGCCACGGCGATTCCGCTGCTGCTGGAGCAGTTGCACAGCGAGCTCAGTGCCCTCGAGACCAACCTGGAGCAGCAGCTCAGCGACCCGAACGCTCCCCTGGCCTGGGAGGCGGTGATGGAGCCCCTGCAGCGGCTGGGCGAGAGGCTGCGCTGGAGCTGGGGAGCGGTGAGCCATCTCAACGGCGTGTGCAACAGCCCTGAGCTGCGCGAGGCCTACCAGCAACAGCAGGGGGCCGTGGTGGCCTTCGGCAGCCGGGCCGGCCAGAGCCAGGTGCTCTACCGGGCCCTGGAGCGGTTGGCCGGCAGCGCGCTCGATGCCGTGCAGCGGCGCATCCTCGAGGCCGAGCGCCGCGACATGCAGCTGCGCGGGGTGGGGCTGGAGGGTACCGAGCAGGAGGCCTTCAATGCCGCCACCGCCGAGCTGGCCAGTCTCGCCAACGACTTCGGCAACCACGTGCTCGACGCCACCAACAACTGGAGCCTCAGCCTCAGCAGCGAGGCCGACCTGGCTGGTCTGCCCCCGAGCCTGAGGGAGCTGCTGGCCCAGGCCGCCCGCGAGGCCGGCGAAGAGGGCTGGCGCATGGGGCTCGACATGCCCAGGGCCATGCCCTTCCTGAAGTTCAGCCAGCGGCGCGACCTGCGCGAAACGGTCTACCGGGCCCAGGTGAACCGCGCCTCCAGCGGCGACCTCGACAACCGGCCCCTGATCGAGCGGATCCTGACCCTCAAGCGGCAGCAGGCCCAGCGCCTGGGCTACGGCTCCTGGGCGGAGGTGAGCCTGGCCACCAAGATGGCCGGCTCGGTGGCCGAGGTGGAGCAACTGCTGGAGGAGCTGCGCGCGGCAGCCCTGCCGGCTGCCCAGCGGGAGATCGAGGAGCTGCGCGCCTGCGCCCGTCGCCATGGCGCCCCGGAGGCCGAGGATCTGCAGCCCTGGGACGTGAGCCACTGGGCCGAAGTGCTGCGGCGGGAGACCTTTGAGCTGGATGCCGAGGCCCTGCGCCCCTGGTTCCCCCTGGAGCAGGTGCTGCAGGGGCTGTTCGGCCTCTGCCAGCGCCTGTTCGACATCCGCATCGTGAGCACGGAGGGGGAGGCGCCCCTGTGGCACCCGGATGTGCGCTACTTCCGTGTGCTCAGCGGCAGCAGCGGCGACGAGCTGGCCGGCTTCTACCTCGATCCCTACAGCCGACCGGGCAGCAAGCGCGGCGGCGCCTGGATGGATGAGTGCCTGGGCCGCTCCCGCAGCCCCGAGGGCACGCCGGTGTTGCCGGTGGCCTATCTGATCTGCAACCAGAGCCCGCCGGTGGGCAGCACTCCCAGCCTGATGACCTTCGACGAAGTGGAAACGCTCTTCCACGAGTTCGGCCATGGCCTGCAGCACATGCTCACCACGGTGGAGCGTCCCCAGGCGGCCGGCATCAACAACGTGGAGTGGGATGCGGTGGAACTGCCCAGCCAGTTCATGGAGAACTGGTGCTACGACCGCGCCACCCTGATGGGCATGGCCCGCCACTGGCAGAGCGGTGAACCGTTGCCCGAGGCGGAATACCACAAACTGCTGGCGGCACGCACCTTCATGGGCGGCAGCGCCACCCTGCGTCAGGTGCACTTCGCCCTCACCGACCTGCGGCTGCACAGCCAGTGGACCCCCGGCTGCGGCCAGACCCCTGACCAGCTGCGCCGCGACATCGCCCGCACCACCACGGTGCTGGAGCCGATCGCCGAAGACGCCTTTCTCTGCGCCTTCAGCCACATCTTCGCCGGCGGTTACGCGGCCGGCTACTACTCCTACAAGTGGGCCGAGGTGCTCAGCGCCGATGCCTTCAGCGCCTTCGAGGAGGTGGGTCTGGAGCAGGAGGACGCGATCGTGGCCACCGGCCGCCGCTTCCGCGACACCGTGCTCAGCCTGGGCGGCAGCCGCTCCCCCAGCGAAGTGTTCGAGGCCTTCCGCGGCCGCCAGCCCAGCAGTGAAGCCCTGATCCGGCATTCGGGGCTGGCGGCGGCCAACGCCTGA